A window from Malassezia japonica chromosome 1, complete sequence encodes these proteins:
- a CDS encoding uncharacterized protein (TransMembrane:1 (i181-204o); CAZy:PL35; COG:S; EggNog:ENOG503NZMU; antiSMASH:Cluster_1), producing MSRANQGPYLGQGQDAYAQYVQYDTTSSNAMTRYENPNEPGYGYSQANFPRQHGTYNPERSAMANYAVTGEQPGEYYDRAQHAPQTATTYQSSPSHTAQQYGYTQGASESAQPRSTFEDNSVVYSSQQPAQSTRANYAPAAGQNAAAAGSRTHLASGQGEKSSAYAGLPASQQQPKKKSKWWLWLLLAIIAICVILAAVLGGVLGSRAAKNDGGGGGGGKSSASGVGLGSPQNNLSPAFPKDVTDAANKAAESGKGDKLGYTGTDVYSNPVFTSDANTGAPSVSGSVGNCSEDPWKSTGNVNNLRPNHPRLIAPQYQWDCLPSKIHNDAYLTAWNATIFQNASAFADQKPVTYDVDGGLDLSGILDVARIVQQRIKAWAYVYRLTGDKKWSKRAMEELKTAAGNTSQPFGDASTRWDPQHFLDTAEMSAAYAFAFDWMYDAWTNEERANIIDWIVTYGINPGLQLYNTNQAWWSNKDSGNGNWNCVSNGGLIFAALAIQGDAQGADADSVGQILQKALPNVKSNCMRGVYEDGTWSETPNYWYFGTNAQARLLSALETATGNDQGLMDQNKNWYKTGDFHMYVTGNAGMFAYGDNGPNKFATTANQMFLYAQKSNNPRYALFQRDRADAASDPLSMFWYDPATKGAFWNGLALDKFFDNSKGSWASMRSSWTDLTGNYVAIKASNATGHQTHGDLDAGDFVIDALGTRWAGEYGSDNYLSKNYFSKETDDSDRWKYFRKGSQGQNTLVIGNQNQVSSCKPVNKLESSGAKQDGTLDYTPGKNDIAYFITDLSTCYSAAANAVRRGIRFLNGRRQILVQDEIKAQNKPVQWRVQTNATVSLSQDKRTATMKISKVINPNAGTSGTQKLPKEVTMVATILQPQSVTFASNPAYSNDSPNYLYGKNNVPQQDTFDAGVIQKQGSQIPAEIIDDEVTVLSIDLPQNQDTNLQVVWQPQYSSLTDADKATPKNVPLDNWSLTSH from the exons ATGAGTCGCGCAAATCAGGGGCCCTACCTGGGCCAGGGACAGGATGCCTATGCTCA GTACGTGCAGTATGACACGACCTCGTCCAACGCCATGACGCGTTACGAAAACCCCAACGAGCCGGGCTATGGGTACTCGCAGGCGAACTTTCCCCGTCAGCACGGCACCTACAACCCCGAGCGTTCGGCTATGGCAAACTACGCGGTGACCGGTGAGCAGCCGGGCGAGTACTACGACCGCGCccagcacgcgccgcagacgGCGACGACCTACCagtcctcgccgagccacACGGCTCAGCAGTACGGCTACACGCAGGGCGCGTCGGAgagcgcgcagccgcgTAGCACGTTTGAGGACAACTCGGTGGTGTACTCCTCGCAGCAGCCTGCGCAGTCGACCAGGGCGAACTACGCCCCGGCTGCTGGCCAGAacgccgctgcggccggcTCGCGTACGCACTTGGCGTCTGGCCAGGGCGAGAAGAGCTCGGCGTACGCCGGCCTGCCCGCCTCGCAGCAGCAGCCCAAGAAGAAGTCCAAGTGGTGGCTGTGGCTCCTGCTGGCCATCATCGCCATTTGTGTGATTCTCGCGGCGGTGTTGGGTGGTGTGCTCGGTAGCCGTGCGGCCAAGaacgacggcggcggcggcggcggcggcaagtcgtcggcgagcggtgTTGGTCTCGGATCTCCGCAGAACAACCTGTCGCCCGCGTTCCCCAAGGACGTCACCGACGCGGCCAACAAGGCCGCTGAGAGCGGCAAGGGCGACAAGCTCGGCTACACTGGTACTGATGTGTACAGCAACCCCGTGTTTACGTCGGATGCCAACacgggcgcgccgtcggtgaGCGGCTCGGTGGGTAACTGCTCGGAGGACCCGTGGAAGTCGACCGGCAACGTCAACAACCTGCGTCCCAACCACCCTCGTCTGATTGCCCCGCAGTACCAGTGGGACTGCCTGCCCTCCAAGATCCACAACGATGCTTACCTCACTGCGTGGAACGCTACCATCTTCCAGAACGCGTCGGCGTTTGCCGACCAGAAGCCGGTGACGTACGACGTTGACGGTGGTCTCGACCTCTCGGGTATTCTCGACGTGGCGCGCAttgtgcagcagcgcatcaaGGCGTGGGCCTATGTGTACCGTCTCACTGGCGACAAGAAGTGGAGCAAGCGCGCCATGGAGGAGCTCAAGACGGCCGCGGGCAATACCTCGCAGCCGTTTGGCGAcgcgagcacgcgctgggACCCCCAGCACTTTTTGGACACGGCTGAGATGTCGGCTGCGTACGCATTTGCCTTTGACTGGATGTACGACGCGTGGACGAAcgaggagcgtgccaaCATCATCGACTGGATCGTCACCTACGGCATCAACCCCGGTCTGCAGCTGTACAACACCAACCAGGCGTGGTGGTCGAACAAGGACAGTGGTAACGGTAACTGGAACTGTGTGAGCAACGGCGGTCTGATctttgccgcgctcgccatccagggcgacgcgcagggCGCGGACGCCGACTCGGTTGGCCAGATCCTGCAAAAGGCGCTGCCGAACGTCAAGTCGAACTGCATGCGCGGTGTGTACGAGGACGGCACCTGGAGCGAGACACCCAACTACTGGTACTTTGGCACGAACGCCCAGGCGCGTCTTCTCtctgcgctcgagacggcgACGGGTAACGACCAGGGCCTTATGGACCAGAACAAGAACTGGTACAAGACGGGTGACTTCCACATGTACGTGACCGGCAACGCGGGTATGTTTGCCTACGGCGACAACGGTCCGAACAAGTTTGCGACGACCGCCAACCAAATGTTCCTGTACGCGCAGAAGTCGAACAACCCCCGCTACGCCCTCTTCcagcgcgaccgcgcggacgcggcgtcggACCCGCTCAGCATGTTCTGGTACGACCCGGCGACCAAGGGTGCGTTCTGGaacggcctcgcgctcgacaagtTCTTTGACAACTCCAAGGGCAGCTGGgcgtcgatgcgcagctcgtggaCCGACCTGACCGGCAACTATGTCGCGATCAAGGCTTCTAACGCGACGGGCCACCAGACGCACGGCGACCTGGACGCGGGTGACTTTGTcatcgacgcgctcggcacgcgctgggCGGGCGAGTACGGTAGCGACAACTACCTGTCCAAGAACTACTTCTCGAAGGAGACGGACGACTCGGACCGCTGGAAGTACTTCCGCAAGGGTTCACAGGGCCAGAACACGCTCGTGATCGGCAACCAGAACCAGGTCTCGAGCTGCAAGCCGGTCAACAAGCTcgagtcgagcggcgcgaagCAGGACGGCACGCTGGACTACACGCCCGGCAAGAACGACATTGCCTACTTCATTACCGACCTGAGCACCTGCtactcggcggccgccaaCGCGGTCCGCCGCGGTATCCGCTTCCTGAACGGCCGTCGCCAGATCCTGGTGCAGGACGAGATCAAGGCACAGAACAAGCCGGTGCAGTGGCGCGTGCAAACCAACGCCACGGTGTCCCTGTCGCAGGACAAGCGCACGGCCACCATGAAGATCTCCAAGGTGATCAACCCCAACGCGGGTacgagcggcacgcagAAGCTGCCCAAGGAGGTGACGATGGTGGCTACCATCCTCCAGCCCCAGTCGGTGACGTTTGCGTCGAACCCTGCGTACTCCAACGACTCGCCTAACTACCTCTACGGCAAGAACAACGTGCCGCAGCAGGACACCTTTGATGCGGGCGTGATCCAAAAGCAGGGCTCTCAGATCCCCGCGGAGATTATCGATGACGAGGTAACGGTCCTGTCGATCGACCTGCCCCAGAACCAGGACACGAACCTGCAGGTCGTCTGGCAGCCGCAGTACAGCTCCCTCACGGACGCGGATAAGGCCACGCCGAAGAACGTGCCCCTGGACAACTGGTCCCTGACCAGCCACTAA
- a CDS encoding putative NRPS-like protein biosynthetic cluster (EggNog:ENOG503P0E3; TransMembrane:7 (o798-815i820-837o857-875i1032-1058o1094-1111i1302-1335o1355-1381i); antiSMASH:Cluster_1; COG:I; SMCOG1002:AMP-dependent synthetase and ligase) — MDLPPAAAGVSLGDYLAYHITDNGKFQTLIDCLPSTNKRALISPDLARPPLTHRMLKQFVETFTLPTTGRSKPLQANDRIMMALPTGPENALALLAVAAYYNCAPVNASCTAEELRDDALRLGARAVVATREAAERLELEQLYYQHGLEIYFVDGRPSGPAGLFDISTLAQEVPGSRNQGPPRPNSLQNQCLVLHTSGTSGTKKVVPYTLRHLIVGAACVMQSWNLHSEQVNMNMMPLFHVGGIVRNLWAPVISGGSTILCSGFDANAWWTLAMQLGATWYYAAPTMHHAILASKPAEVVPSQQLKIRMICNAAGGLLPSLANELRATFNCTVLPSYGMTECMPIASPPVTYQLDRPGCSGIACGPHLSIRDPLDIEKELPVGKTGNISVRGLPTFDGYEVTVDGVTQMDTSVFSSEGWFDSGDCGHMDQDGYLYITGRSKEIINKGGEVVSPFEVEEAIMQACKDRVKQTLAFSVDHKVLQETIGVVIVSQPNQPRIGLSELQNSLRSHLHPSKWPFAIVYMDDVPKNQAGKPLRIKLGSRLGIGPLSDDVPALDRHFEAKTPSKETPLSRPIPCSRITVDVRAVQRACYRIPGVLDAAVVQQRDRAPMAFIQVQEDAGFDAADIDRALGQILHGYVVPNPLHVFRQPLIKTNGQYDFQAMESIVREQNAASMSQTSILVRDIIAKLLDLDSGSITDESDFFLLGGNSLLLGRLIFLIRKETDVNLEVSSLFVNSTVSSMAALIDEQRGMGGAEEEHDFYQLDEKGTGLQSSYNLAHNYSVNDDPAFSSHGYKGRSSTHPFVLFVQAIPFLFFYPLKAAWTWTVIIHGLAFFAFYIEDSPWQRLGALLSSIIIARLSSRIICPTAAIAFKWIVIGRYRPGRYPMWSNYHLRWWIVNQSLRTSGRGVFAITPWLEQMYYRLLGMSIGSGVKIDSQAKIYEHDLITVHDRASIDRCRIRGFCVERDGYFRLEPIVIGRDCVVNTYTQISPGARLADGTVWGPQASSHEAPAPDSYAAYNRTATPQPNFLLKLFFGYPLVILVFIISYVPWFAALILLLLQPFNFTNQDSLESVIAWYAYPTRIGYHFLARVIRKILPPLVNLVCGILIKRILGFNRAGSMRNASQIALFRRWMTDQLLNQRKLNQAFQIIGTHYEMVSVVYRAMGARIGKRVYWPGSGIYCPDPELLEVGDDVVFGSRSEIFTSDSISFDPVRIGRGAMIADRVVILPGTTVGRRCVMGSGALSRRGGNYEERSVWMGQKNGEAVSFGKSQASEEDDLNEDSTITPFGRAYYKRQANYFVMPYLMIVALHVLIMAITAAYWAGGFAATIVAINEIFKAYSDRSYWLFADHWYRPAFIYLAICIFFVVILPCQALISLGWVVGTKWLIIGRRREGRYNWDMSSYCQRWQTHLLMQRPAMQGFGGHIFQNLSGTAYVVWYLRALGARIGKDCAIWAGGKPSLQLTEPDLVTMGDRVSLDDCSVVAHINSRGQFSLNRLRIGDGCAMRTGSRLLSGASMEPQSMLLEHTLVASGEITESWAVLKMRRNPEATKA; from the exons ATGGAcctgccgccggcggcggcaggtGTCTCGCTAGGTGACTACCTTGCCTATCATATCACAGACAATGGCAAGTTTCAGACGTTGATCGACTGCCTGCCGTCGACGAACAAGCGCGCGTTGATTTCGCCTGACCTGGCGCGCCCGCCCTTGACGCACCGCATGCTGAAGCAGTTTGTGGAAACTTTCACGCTCCCCACAACAGGCCGTTCGAAGCCGCTCCAAGCCAATGACCGTATCATGATGGCGTTGCCGACCGGTCCCGAAAATGCACTGGCGCTCTTGGCAGTTGCTGCGTACTATAACTGTGCCCCCGTCAACGCTAGCTGCACGGCTGAGGAGCTtcgcgacgatgcgctgcgccttggtGCCCGCGCTGTTGttgcgacgcgcgaggctgccgagcgcctcgagctcgagcagctctaCTACCAGCACGGCCTTGAGATCTACTTTGTGGATGGCCGCCCTTCGGGCCCGGCGGGTCTCTTTGATATTTCGACCCTCGCGCAGGAAGTGCCGGGTAGCCGCAACCAGGGCCCCCCGAGGCCCAACTCACTGCAGAACCAGTGTCTGGTGCTGCACACCTCGGGTACTTCGGGTACGAAGAAGGTCGTGCCCTacacgctgcgccaccTTATTGTCGGGGCTGCTTGTGTCATGCAGAGCTGGAACTTGCACTCGGAACAGGTGAACATGAACATGATGCCCCTCTTCCACGTTGGTGGTATCGTTCGTAACCTGTGGGCCCCCGTCATTTCGGGCGGTTCTACGATTCTCTGCAGTGGTTTCGATGCGAACGCCTGGTGGACGCTCGCTATGCAGTTGGGTGCGACGTGGTACTATGCCGCGCCCACCATGCACCACGCCATTCTTGCGTCGAAGCCCGCCGAGGTGGTGCCTTcgcagcagctcaagaTCCGCATGATTTGTAACGCTGCCGGTGGTCTGCTGCCCTCGCTCGCCAACGAGCTCCGTGCGACGTTCAACTGTACAGTACTTCCCTCGTACGGTATGACGGAGTGTATGCccatcgcctcgccgccTGTTACCTACCAGCTGGACCGCCCTGGTTGCTCTGGTATTGCTTGTGGTCCCCACCTCAGCATCCGTGACCCTCTTGATATCGAGAAGGAGCTTCCCGTCGGTAAGACGGGTAACATTAGCGTCCGCGGTCTCCCCACCTTTGACGGTTACGAGGTCACGGTGGACGGCGTGACGCAAATGGACACTTCGGTCTTTTCGTCCGAGGGCTGGTTCGACAGTGGTGACTGTGGTCACATGGACCAGGACGGCTACCTGTACATCACCGGTCGTTCGAAGGAGATTATCAACAAGGGTGGTGAGGTTGTGTCGCCCTTTGAGGTTGAGGAGGCCATTATGCAGGCTTGCAAGGACCGCGTCAAGCAGACGCTCGCTTTCTCGGTGGACCACAAGGTGCTCCAGGAGACGATTGGTGTTGTGATTGTCTCGCAGCCCAACCAGCCGCGCATTGGTCTCTCGGAGCTGCAAaactcgctgcgcagccaCCTGCACCCTTCCAAATGGCCGTTTGCGATTGTGTACATGGATGATGTGCCCAAGAACCAGGCCGGTAAGCCCCTGCGTATCAAGCTCGGCTCGCGTCTTGGCATCGGTCCTCTCTCTGACGATGTCCCGGCGCTGGACCGCCACTTTGAGGCCAAGACGCCGAGCAAGGAGACGCCGCTCTCGCGTCCGATTCCCTGCTCGCGCATCACGGTCGATGTGCGTGCCGTTCAGCGTGCCTGCTACCGCATTCCGGGTGTCTTGGACGCTGCCGTtgtccagcagcgcgaccgtgcgccgaTGGCCTTCATCCAGGTCCAGGAGGACGCTGGATTCGATGCGGCCGACATTGACCGTGCGCTTGGCCAGATTCTGCACGGTTACGTGGTGCCAAACCCGCTCCACGTCTTCCGTCAGCCCCTGATCAAGACCAACGGTCAATACGACTTCCAGGCTATGGAGAGCATCGTGCGTGAGCAGAATGCCGCGAGCATGTCGCAAACCTCGATTCTGGTGCGTGACATTATCGCCAAGCTTCTCGATCTCGACTCGGGCTCGATCACCGACGAGAGCGACTTCTTCCTGCTCGGTGGTAACAGTCTGCTGCTTGGTCGCCTGATTTTCCTGATCCGCAAGGAGACTGATGTCAACCTCGAGGTGTCGTCGCTCTTTGTGAACTCGACCGTCTCGAGCATGGCCGCGCTCATTGACGAGCAGCGTGgcatgggcggcgccgaggaggagcacgACTTTTACCAGCTGGACGAAAAGGGTACGGGCTTGCAGTCTTCGTACAACCTGGCGCACAACTACTCTGTTAACGACGACCCCGCTTTCTCTTCGCACGGTTACAAGggccgcagctcgacgcaTCCATTCGTGCTCTTTGTGCAGGCGATTCCCTTCCTCTTCTTTTACCCTCTGAAGGCCGCCTGGACTTGGACGGTGATTATCCACGGCCTTGCCTTCTTTGCATTCTACATTGAGGACTCGCCTTGGCAGCGTCTTGGTGCCCTGCTCTCGTCGATTATCATCGCCCGTCTGAGCAGTCGTATCATTTGCCCTACCGCCGCCATCGCCTTCAAGTGGATTGTCATTGGTCGTTACCGCCCCGGTCGCTACCCGATGTGGAGCAATTATCACCTCCGGTGGTGGATTGTGAACCAGTCGCTGCGTACTAGCGGTCGCGGTGTGTTTGCTATCACGCCCTGGCTCGAGCAGATGTACTACCGTCTGCTGGGTATGTCGATTGGATCTGGTGTCAAGATCGACTCGCAGGCCAAGATTTACGAGCACGATCTGATTACGGTCCACGACCGCGCCTCGATTGATCGCTGCCGTATCCGTGGTTTCTGTGTTGAGCGTGATGGCTActtccgcctcgagccAATTGTCATTGGTCGTGACTGTGTGGTGAACACCTACACCCAGATTTCGCCGGGTGCGCGCTTGGCCGACGGTACGGTGTGGGGTCCGCAGGCTTCTTCGCACGAGGCCCCCGCGCCCGACTCGTATGCGGCTTACAACCGCACGGCGACGCCTCAGCCGAACTTCCTGTTGAAGCTCTTCTTCGGTTACCCGCTTGTGATTTTGGTCTTCATCATCTCTTACGTTCCTTGGTTTGCTGCCCTGATTCTCCTGCTTCTGCAGCCCTTCAACTTCACGAACCAGGACAGTCTGGAGAGTGTGATTGCTTGGTACGCGTACCCCACTCGTATCGGTTACCATTTCCTCGCCCGTGTTATCCGCAAGATTCTGCCGCCCCTTGTCAACCTTGTTTGCGGTATTCTGATCAAGCGCATCCTCGGATTCAACCGTGCTGGCTCTATGCGCAACGCATCGCAGATCGCGCTCTTCCGCCGCTGGATGACGGACCAGCTGCTGAACCAGCGCAAGCTGAACCAGGCCTTCCAGATCATCGGTACCCATTACGAAATGGTCTCGGTCGTGTACCGTGCTATGGGTGCCCGGATCGGCAAGCGTGTCTACTGGCCTGGTTCTGGTATCTACTGCCCCGACCCCGAGCTGTTGGAGGTTGGCGATGACGTCGTGTTCGGTTCGCGTTCGGAGATCTTCACTTCGGACTCGATCAGCTTCGACCCAGTGCGCATTGGCCGCGGTGCCATGATTGCGGACCGTGTCGTGATCCTGCCGGGTACTAcggtcggccgccgctgtGTTATGGGCTCGGGTGCGCTGTCGCGCCGTGGTGGTAACTACGAGGAGCGCTCGGTGTGGATGGGCCAGAAGAACGGTGAGGCGGTCAGCTTCGGCAAGTCGCAGGCCTCGGAAGAGGATGACCTGAACGAGGACAGCACTATCACGCCGTTCGGTCGTGCGTACTACAAGCGCCAGGCCAACTACTTTGTGATGCCCTACCTGATGATTGTCGCTCTGCACGTCCTGATTATGGCGATTACGGCTGCCTACTGGGCTGGTGGTTTCGCTGCCACGATTGTCGCGATCAACGAGATTTTCAAGGCTTACTCGGACCGGTCCTACTGGCTCTTTGCCGACCACTGGTACCGCCCTGCCTTCATCTACCTTGCTATCTGCATCTTCTTCGTCGTGATTCTGCCTTGTCAGGCATTGATCTCGCTCGGATGGGTGGTCGGTACAAAGTGGTTGATTATTGGACGTCGTCGCGAGGGTCGTTACAACTGGGACATGAGCAGCTACTGTCAGCGCTGGCAGACGCATTTGCTCATGCAGCGCCCCGCTATGCAAGGATTCGGTGGTCACATTTTCCAAAACCTGTCTGGCACTGCCTATGTGGTGTGGTATctccgtgcgctcggcgctcgcatCGGTAAGGACTGTGCTATCTGGGCGGGCGGCAAGCCTTCGCTGCAGCTCACAGAGCCTGATTTGGTTACGATGGGCGACCGCGTGTCGCTGGATGACTGCTCGGTGGTTGCTCATATCAACTCGCGTGGTCAATTCAGTCTCAACCGTCTGCGCATTGGTGATGGTTGTGCCATGCGCACCGGTAGCCGTCTCTTGTCGGGTGCCAGCATGGAGCCGCAGTCCATGCTTTTGGAGCACACCCTGGTGGCTTCGGGTGAAATTACCGAGTCTTGGGCTGT GCTCAAAATGCGTCGTAACCCAGAGGCGACCAAGGCGTAA
- the RPO26 gene encoding subunit common to RNA polymerases I, II, and III (antiSMASH:Cluster_1; COG:K; EggNog:ENOG503P3W3), translated as MDPEEAGINEDGYYEDEPDFNEDGDDALDEAGGLDDAEMGDESVVHSSAGGAIPAGGTDDSKPNTERITTPYMTKYEKARILGTRALQISMNAPVLVPTEGEMDPLAIAQKELVAKKIPLLVRRYLPDGSYEDWSVAELITSD; from the exons ATGGATCCGGAAGAGGCTGGTATCAACGAGGACGG CTACTACGAGGACGAGCCTGACTTTAACGAGGATGGCGATGACGCACTTGACGAGGCgggcggcctcgacgatgcCGAAATGGGCGATGAGTCGGTCGTGCAttcgagcgccggcggtgccATCCCTGCAGGCGGAACGGATGACTCAAAGCCGAACACGGAGCGCATCACGACGCCGTACATGACCAAGTACGAAAAGGCCCGGATCCTTGGTACGCGTGCGCTTCAGATTAG CATGAACGCGCCTGTATTGGTTCCTACGGAAGGTGAGATGGACCCTCTGGCCATCGCGCAAAAAGAGCTCGTTGCCAAGAAAATTCCCTTGCTCGTCCGCCGCTATCTGCCGGACGGTAGCTACGAGGACTGGAGCGTCGCTGAGCTCATTACCTCGGACTGA
- a CDS encoding uncharacterized protein (EggNog:ENOG503NW34; antiSMASH:Cluster_1; COG:K), which yields MAKDDFAQPRVEVSEVHEEETRSPEDVKETKCLWRGCGTLFEDAETLYRHLCDEHVGRNSKNNLCLSCGWDNCNASYSKRDHITSHIRIHIPMKPFACSVCGKSFKRSQDLKKHGRTHIVPSQVDKSSDEGYSSYESAPGAYRTSPSTTPSLYPQMPGLLSPRVPEEIAATPSYRSPSSRDSASPASSSYSHDASPRSIAPMYSAGERANMRYSPVDPLYPPMPKPHLPAEDASFFRARNAAYEHDLPHRGYAPPPPPPRAEAGWNTGTKRPRRSVDEFWGDVRRKKVAPVYDTDMADRLNQILTPGCAQDPGLLDLFLGDSLSALGGNAALESTVPATAAADRTYGTHTQASYDYNYNRQTTLPPPRPSVPNLAEINAWLVQLGMNVARPAPPAPQQGSVAGASMDASMPSLDFSQSLNMFGLTHIPGVDTAVSNAEPMHYPAPHAGSYAGAGMQDAYRPSRTGDYAAYPQLARESGVQPSYRHVEALTRAPSDTRTAPITPVPRVVKEEAMDEDDTPPPASRSRLYPSLPDEEPASPMSSDHSRPVSPAGSASSAHWSDANVPRSMRERHLNLVLNVLLALNKRQRIDPQSGRLAPLAGNRDRSRSNSLHVPPYTPHWRSETRDRSMPHMPVLYDLGHNGTRRSSPYREAPVPSVALRAPRPSASVSKEAEKPAPRPGALPSIAQLLSDVDMN from the coding sequence ATGGCGAAGGACGACTTTGCCCAGCCGCGTGTTGAGGTGAGCGAAGTGCATGAAGAAGAGACCCGTTCTCCTGAAGACGTTAAGGAGACCAAGTGCTTGTGGCGAGGCTGTGGCACCCTGTTTGAGGATGCCGAGACCCTCTATCGCCATCTGTGTGATGAGCACGTCGGTCGCAACAGCAAGAACAACTTGTGCTTGAGTTGTGGCTGGGACAACTGTAATGCCAGCTACAGCAAGCGTGATCACATCACGAGCCATATCAGGATTCATATCCCTATGAAGCCTTTTGCCTGCTCGGTGTGTGGTAAGAGCTTCAAGCGCTCGCAGGACTTGAAGAAGCATGGGCGCACGCACATCGTGCCTTCGCAGGTTGACAAGAGCAGCGACGAAGGCTATTCTTCATACGAGTCCGCACCTGGCGCGTAccgcacctcgccgtccACGACGCCGTCTCTCTACCCCCAGATGCCCGGCCTGCTttcgccgcgcgtgccggaAGAGATTGCTGCGACCCCGAGCTaccgctcgccgtcgtcgcgcgactcggcgtcgcctgcctcgtcgtcctaCTCGCACGACGCTTCGCCGCGGAGCATTGCCCCAATGTACAGCGCGGGAGAGCGGGCAAATATGCGCTATAGCCCGGTGGATCCGCTCTATCCCCCCATGCCAAAGCCGCATCTTCCTGCCGAGGACGCCAGCTTCTTTCGTGCGCGCAATGCCGCGTACGAACACGACCTGCCGCACCGGGGATAcgctccgccgccgccgccgcctcgtgcgGAAGCCGGCTGGAACACAGGCACAAAGCGTCCCCGCCGCTCTGTGGATGAGTTCtggggcgacgtgcgccgcaagaaGGTCGCACCGGTATATGACACCGACATGGCCGACCGCCTGAACCAGATCCTCACGCCGGGTTGCGCGCAAGACCCCGGTTTGCTGGACCTGTTCCTGGGCGACTCGCTGAGCGCGCTCGGTGGCAATGCGGCACTAGAGAGTACGGTGCCAgccacggcggccgccgaccggACTTATGGCACGCATACACAAGCGTCATACGACTACAACTACAACCGCCAGACGACGCTGCCGCCACCCCGTCCGTCGGTCCCGAACCTGGCCGAGATTAACGCGtggctcgtgcagctcggtATGAATGTtgcgcgccccgcgccgccggccccCCAGCAGGGCTCGGTGGCAGGCGCGTCTATGGACGCCAGCAtgccgtcgctcgacttTTCGCAGTCGCTCAACATGTTCGGCCTGACGCACATCCCCGGCGTCGACACTGCGGTGTCGAACGCAGAGCCGATGCACTACCCCGCACCCCACGCTGGCTCATATGCTGGTGCAGGCATGCAAGACGCTTATcgcccgtcgcgcaccggcgaTTATGCAGCCTACCCCCAGCTCGCACGCGAGTCGGGCGTCCAGCCGTCGTACCGCCATGTTGAAGCACTTACTCGTGCTCCCTCGGATACGCGCACGGCTCCCATCACCCCTGTTCCGCGCGTGGTGAAGGAGGAGGcgatggacgaggacgacacGCCTCCGCCCGCCTCCCGCTCGCGCCTCTACCCCAGCCTGCCGGACGAGGAACCCGCGAGCCCGATGAGCTCGGACCACTCGCGTCCCGTCTCGCCTGCTGGCAGCGCGTCATCCGCGCACTGGTCGGACGCGAacgtgccgcgctcgatgcgcgagcgccacctGAACCTCGTGTTGAATGtgctgcttgcgctgaacaagcgccagcgcatcgaccCCCAGTcgggccgcctcgcgccgctggcggGCAACCGTGaccgctcgcgcagcaacTCGCTGCATGTGCCACCCTACACGCCGCACTGGCGCAGCGAGACCCGCGATCGCAGCATGCCCCACATGCCGGTCCTCTACGACTTGGGGCATAATGGCACTCGCCGCTCATCACCCtaccgcgaggcgcccgtgccgagcgtcgcgctgcgtgcgccgcgtccgtcCGCGTCCGTAAGCAAGGAGGCCGAGAAGCCCGCCCCGCGCCCGGGTGCGCTGCCCAgcattgcgcagctgctttCAGATGTGGATATGAATTAG